From Euzebya sp., one genomic window encodes:
- a CDS encoding SDR family oxidoreductase produces MSAQRVAVVTGGSGGIGRACGAALVAQGYDVVLTSRRPEPLHAAADEIGARAVPADAGTDADVARLFDAVERCDVLVHAAGVLDGTTVRDQPVDTFDEVLRINLRSSYLVTRAALTKMRAGAKIVYISSVAGLKGLAGMSAYSTSKAGVNALAQSVAAEVERDGIGVHIVVPGLVETEMIDNPATMAAAALTPDHVAEVVAWLCELPPEVVIRQITMRATDRGPFATRRVEAGGAAAG; encoded by the coding sequence ATGAGCGCCCAGAGGGTCGCCGTCGTCACCGGCGGCAGCGGCGGCATCGGAAGGGCCTGCGGCGCCGCGCTGGTCGCCCAGGGCTACGACGTGGTCCTGACGTCCCGCCGCCCCGAGCCGCTCCACGCCGCCGCGGACGAGATCGGCGCCCGCGCCGTCCCCGCCGACGCGGGGACCGATGCCGACGTGGCCCGGCTGTTCGACGCCGTCGAGCGCTGCGACGTCCTGGTCCACGCCGCCGGCGTGCTGGACGGGACGACCGTCCGCGACCAGCCCGTCGACACCTTCGACGAGGTGCTGCGGATCAACCTGCGCAGCAGCTACCTGGTCACCCGCGCCGCCCTGACGAAGATGCGGGCCGGCGCGAAGATCGTCTACATCTCCTCGGTGGCCGGCCTGAAGGGTCTCGCCGGGATGTCGGCCTACTCGACGTCGAAGGCCGGCGTGAACGCCCTGGCCCAATCCGTGGCCGCCGAGGTCGAGCGGGACGGCATCGGCGTCCACATCGTCGTCCCCGGCCTGGTCGAGACCGAGATGATCGACAACCCCGCGACGATGGCCGCTGCGGCGCTGACCCCCGACCACGTCGCCGAGGTCGTCGCCTGGCTGTGCGAGCTCCCGCCGGAGGTCGTGATCCGCCAGATCACCATGCGCGCGACCGACAGGGGTCCCTTCGCCACCCGCCGGGTCGAGGCGGGAGGGGCCGCGGCAGGATGA
- a CDS encoding enoyl-CoA hydratase-related protein, with the protein MTALRVSTTTHDQVAVIRVDDPSTSNALSHRARVQATAALESVAADRDIRAVVLTGGDDTFLSGGDIGELAADPTTAMAARDGDRFWQALDDVPVPVVAAVAGPVLGGGCEVALACDLVVAADGAVFGLPEVGLGILPGAGGVQRWGRVAGRLRAAAVALAGQTVDAWTAWDLGLVSRVVPQQRTVAAGVALAAEVAARPPLAVRSVLASLADVEEVPLSVATARDRDRVTALLGTADAREGFAAFLEQRPPRFIGR; encoded by the coding sequence ATGACCGCGCTGCGCGTCTCCACCACCACCCACGACCAGGTGGCGGTCATCCGCGTCGATGACCCCTCCACCAGCAACGCCCTCAGCCACCGGGCCCGGGTCCAGGCCACCGCCGCACTCGAGTCCGTGGCGGCCGACCGCGACATCCGCGCCGTCGTCCTGACCGGCGGGGACGACACCTTCCTCTCCGGCGGCGACATCGGTGAGCTGGCCGCCGACCCGACCACGGCCATGGCCGCCCGTGACGGCGACCGGTTCTGGCAGGCGCTCGACGACGTGCCCGTGCCCGTGGTCGCCGCGGTCGCCGGCCCGGTGCTGGGCGGTGGGTGCGAGGTCGCGCTCGCCTGCGACCTGGTCGTCGCCGCCGACGGGGCGGTGTTCGGGCTGCCGGAGGTCGGCCTGGGCATCCTGCCCGGCGCCGGCGGGGTGCAGCGGTGGGGGCGGGTCGCCGGACGGCTGCGCGCTGCCGCGGTCGCCCTCGCCGGCCAGACCGTCGACGCCTGGACCGCATGGGATCTCGGGCTGGTCAGCCGCGTGGTCCCCCAGCAGCGGACCGTCGCCGCCGGCGTCGCCCTGGCCGCCGAGGTCGCCGCCCGCCCGCCGCTGGCGGTGCGGTCGGTGCTGGCGTCCCTGGCTGACGTCGAAGAGGTGCCCCTGTCGGTCGCCACGGCCCGCGACCGCGACCGGGTGACCGCGCTGCTGGGCACCGCCGACGCCCGTGAGGGGTTCGCGGCCTTCCTCGAGCAGCGGCCACCGCGCTTCATCGGACGCTGA
- a CDS encoding enoyl-CoA hydratase: MADEEPVLYEVRGTTAIITLNRPQYRNAQNSALLYALDDAFQRFAQDDDVRVAVLTGAGPHFSSGHDLGSPGVDYDVPYTRRSTWWDHTDKEGAERWMSHEMEMYLGMCRRWHDLPKPTIAAVRGGCIAGGLMLAWSCDLIVAADDAFFSDPVVALGCPGVEFFRHPWELGPRQAKEFLFLGEAIDADRAHRLGMVNRVVTGDALLDTALDMAERIGGQPAFGLALAKQAVNRCEEAMGQRAGIDATFALHQLSHAHNQVVSGQPILVSTPRRTARPAGDE, encoded by the coding sequence ATGGCTGACGAGGAACCGGTCCTCTACGAGGTCCGCGGCACCACCGCGATCATCACCCTCAACCGTCCGCAGTACCGCAACGCCCAGAACTCCGCGCTGCTCTACGCCCTGGACGACGCCTTCCAGCGCTTCGCCCAGGACGACGACGTGCGCGTGGCCGTGCTCACCGGTGCCGGCCCCCACTTCTCATCGGGCCACGACCTCGGCTCGCCGGGGGTCGACTACGACGTGCCCTACACCCGGCGCTCCACGTGGTGGGACCACACCGACAAGGAGGGAGCGGAGCGGTGGATGTCCCACGAGATGGAGATGTACCTGGGGATGTGCCGCCGCTGGCACGACCTGCCCAAGCCGACCATCGCAGCGGTGCGGGGCGGCTGCATCGCCGGCGGGCTGATGCTGGCCTGGTCCTGTGACCTGATCGTCGCCGCCGACGACGCCTTCTTCAGCGACCCCGTCGTCGCCCTGGGCTGCCCCGGCGTGGAGTTCTTCCGCCACCCGTGGGAGCTGGGACCGCGGCAGGCGAAGGAGTTCCTGTTCCTCGGCGAGGCCATCGACGCCGACCGCGCCCACCGGCTGGGCATGGTCAACCGCGTCGTCACCGGCGATGCGCTGCTGGACACGGCACTGGACATGGCCGAGCGGATCGGCGGCCAGCCCGCCTTCGGGCTGGCCCTGGCCAAGCAGGCCGTGAACCGCTGCGAGGAGGCGATGGGCCAGCGCGCCGGCATCGACGCGACCTTCGCGCTGCACCAGCTGTCACACGCCCACAACCAGGTGGTCAGCGGCCAGCCCATCCTTGTGTCCACACCCCGCCGGACCGCCCGGCCCGCCGGCGACGAATGA